One window from the genome of Breoghania sp. L-A4 encodes:
- the accD gene encoding acetyl-CoA carboxylase, carboxyltransferase subunit beta, with the protein MNWINSVVRPKLQSFLNKRESPENLWIKCPETGEMVFHRDLEANQWVVPTSGHHMRISARQRLEYFFDEGTFETHPTPEVVTDPLKFRDERRYVDRLRDAKAKTGMEDAVLVASGAVKGDPFTVAVQDFSFMGGSLGMAAGEAIITGLNIARANSTPFVLFAASGGARMQEGILSLMQMPRTTVAIQQLQEAGLPYIVVLTNPTTGGVTASYAMLGDIHISEPGALIGFAGPRVIEQTIREKLPEGFQRAEFLQEHGMVDLVVHRHELAETIARICSVLMKRPAPGVAAPVKTPAADADGAGNAPPKADATEAPRT; encoded by the coding sequence TTGAACTGGATCAACAGTGTCGTTCGGCCGAAACTTCAGAGCTTCCTGAACAAACGGGAATCGCCCGAGAACCTCTGGATCAAGTGCCCCGAGACCGGCGAAATGGTCTTCCACCGCGATCTGGAAGCCAACCAGTGGGTTGTGCCGACTTCCGGCCATCACATGCGCATTTCCGCGCGCCAGCGGCTGGAGTATTTCTTCGACGAGGGCACGTTCGAGACGCACCCCACGCCCGAGGTCGTCACTGATCCGCTGAAATTCCGCGACGAGCGCCGCTACGTCGACCGGCTGCGCGACGCCAAGGCGAAAACCGGCATGGAAGACGCCGTGCTGGTGGCCAGCGGCGCGGTGAAGGGCGATCCGTTCACCGTCGCCGTGCAGGATTTCAGTTTCATGGGCGGCTCGCTCGGCATGGCCGCCGGCGAGGCGATCATCACGGGGCTGAACATCGCGCGCGCGAACAGCACGCCCTTCGTGCTGTTCGCGGCCTCCGGCGGCGCGCGCATGCAGGAAGGCATCCTGTCGCTGATGCAGATGCCGCGCACCACGGTCGCCATCCAGCAGCTTCAGGAAGCCGGCCTGCCCTATATCGTGGTGCTGACGAACCCGACCACCGGCGGCGTCACGGCGTCCTACGCGATGCTGGGCGACATTCATATCTCCGAACCCGGCGCGCTGATCGGCTTCGCCGGGCCGCGCGTCATCGAGCAGACAATCCGGGAGAAACTGCCCGAGGGATTTCAGCGCGCCGAGTTCCTCCAGGAGCACGGCATGGTCGATCTGGTGGTGCATCGCCATGAGCTGGCCGAAACGATCGCGCGCATCTGCTCGGTTCTGATGAAGCGGCCCGCGCCTGGCGTGGCCGCGCCGGTCAAGACGCCTGCCGCAGATGCCGACGGGGCGGGCAATGCACCGCCCAAGGCGGACGCCACCGAAGCGCCTCGGACCTGA
- the trpA gene encoding tryptophan synthase subunit alpha: MTQTRIDRRFAACAEKGRPALVTFITAGDPDTGTSLALLKALPAAGADVIELGMPFSDPMAEGIPIQRASQRALAAGQTMKKTLEMVRAFRESDGDTPIVLMGYYNPIYSYGNDAFLADAKAAGVDGLIIVDLPPEEDDELCVPALKAGLNFIRLATPTTDDARLPAVLANTSGFVYYVSITGITGTAAPDADRVAVAVNRIKGHTSLPIAVGFGVKTADQAREIGRNADGVVVGSALVEAVRNSLDSDGRATQTTVSAVTQLVAELSRGVHAARSEAAE, from the coding sequence ATGACACAAACACGCATCGACCGCCGCTTCGCCGCATGTGCCGAGAAGGGCCGTCCCGCGTTGGTGACCTTCATCACCGCCGGCGATCCGGACACCGGCACATCGCTTGCGCTTCTCAAGGCGCTGCCCGCGGCCGGCGCCGATGTGATTGAACTCGGCATGCCGTTTTCCGACCCCATGGCCGAGGGCATTCCCATCCAGCGCGCCTCCCAGCGGGCACTGGCCGCCGGCCAGACCATGAAGAAGACGCTGGAAATGGTTCGCGCCTTCCGCGAGAGCGACGGCGACACGCCGATCGTCCTGATGGGCTACTACAATCCGATCTACTCCTACGGCAACGATGCCTTTCTCGCCGATGCCAAGGCCGCCGGCGTCGACGGGCTGATCATCGTTGATCTGCCGCCGGAGGAAGACGACGAACTCTGCGTGCCCGCGCTGAAGGCCGGACTGAATTTCATCCGCCTCGCCACCCCCACCACCGATGACGCCCGCCTTCCCGCCGTGCTCGCCAACACCTCCGGTTTCGTCTACTACGTGTCCATCACCGGCATCACCGGCACCGCCGCGCCCGATGCCGATCGGGTTGCCGTCGCCGTCAACCGCATCAAGGGCCACACCAGCCTGCCGATCGCTGTCGGCTTCGGCGTGAAGACCGCCGATCAGGCGCGCGAGATCGGCCGCAACGCCGACGGCGTCGTCGTCGGCTCCGCGCTCGTGGAGGCGGTGCGCAACAGCCTCGACTCGGACGGCCGCGCCACACAAACGACGGTTTCCGCCGTTACACAGCTTGTTGCCGAACTGAGCCGCGGCGTGCATGCCGCCCGTTCGGAAGCTGCCGAATAA
- a CDS encoding DUF1127 domain-containing protein, producing the protein MASSVFAGIASFFTAIGHARHAQFTYERLARMSDAELANQGLTRNDLPRYAFESAFGSH; encoded by the coding sequence GTGGCGTCGTCCGTGTTCGCCGGCATCGCCTCCTTCTTCACCGCGATCGGCCACGCCCGGCACGCACAGTTCACCTACGAGCGTCTCGCCCGCATGAGTGACGCGGAACTCGCCAACCAGGGCCTGACCCGCAACGACCTGCCGCGTTACGCTTTCGAAAGCGCCTTCGGCAGCCACTGA
- a CDS encoding DUF2267 domain-containing protein has protein sequence MPMPDEYQRAGQIFDRFLHDAGAALDLTTRNQTYTVVQSVLLVFRRRLTITQGLRFADELPAVLRALFVKEWDVAAPPMPFAGRDVLSEEVRMLRRHHNFAPPTAIRDVARALRGHVDARGFDVMLATLPREAAAFWSSDGHEW, from the coding sequence ATGCCGATGCCTGACGAGTATCAGAGAGCCGGTCAGATCTTTGACCGGTTCCTCCACGACGCCGGCGCCGCGCTCGATCTCACGACGCGCAACCAGACCTACACGGTGGTTCAGAGCGTGTTGTTGGTGTTCCGCCGCCGGCTGACGATCACGCAGGGCCTGCGCTTCGCCGATGAGCTTCCAGCCGTCCTGCGGGCGCTCTTTGTCAAGGAATGGGATGTGGCGGCGCCTCCGATGCCATTCGCGGGCAGGGACGTTCTGTCGGAGGAAGTCCGGATGTTGCGCCGTCATCACAATTTCGCGCCGCCAACCGCCATTCGCGACGTGGCCCGCGCCCTGCGCGGACATGTGGATGCGCGCGGCTTCGATGTCATGCTGGCTACGTTGCCGCGGGAAGCCGCCGCCTTCTGGTCTTCAGACGGCCACGAGTGGTAG
- the trpB gene encoding tryptophan synthase subunit beta yields MSTQPNTLRSGPDLTGHFGIFGGRFVAETLMPLILDLEQAYKDAKADPAYAAQLSDLNTHYTGRPSPLYFAERLTDELGGAKIYFKRDELNHTGSHKINNCLGQILLAKRMGKTRIIAETGAGQHGVATATVCARFGLPCVVYMGKADIERQAPNVVRMQLLGAEVIPVTAGAGTLKDAMNEALRDWVTNVEDTYYLIGTAAGPHPYPEMVRDFQSVIGQELREQMTQAEGRLPDALVAAVGGGSNAIGLFHPFLDDADIKIFGVEAGGKGLDGDEHCASLNAGRPGVLHGNRTYLLQNDDGQILEGHSISAGLDYPGIGPEHSWLKEIGRVTYVPATDDEALNAFQVLTRLEGIIPALEPAHALAYVMKLAPTMAKDQIIVMNLCGRGDKDVFTVGKILGYDL; encoded by the coding sequence GTGAGCACTCAGCCGAACACCCTGCGTTCCGGACCCGATCTGACCGGGCATTTCGGCATCTTCGGCGGCCGCTTCGTCGCCGAAACGCTGATGCCGCTGATCCTCGATCTGGAGCAGGCCTATAAGGACGCCAAGGCGGACCCCGCCTATGCGGCGCAGCTTTCAGACCTCAACACCCACTACACCGGCCGTCCCTCGCCGCTCTATTTCGCCGAGCGGCTGACCGACGAGCTGGGCGGCGCGAAGATCTATTTCAAGCGCGACGAGCTCAACCACACCGGCAGCCACAAGATCAACAACTGCCTCGGCCAGATCCTGCTGGCCAAGCGCATGGGCAAGACGCGGATCATCGCGGAGACCGGCGCCGGCCAGCACGGGGTTGCCACCGCCACCGTCTGCGCGCGCTTCGGCCTGCCCTGCGTCGTCTACATGGGCAAGGCGGACATCGAGCGTCAGGCGCCGAACGTCGTGCGCATGCAGTTGCTCGGCGCAGAGGTGATTCCGGTCACCGCCGGCGCGGGCACGCTCAAGGACGCCATGAACGAGGCGCTGCGCGACTGGGTGACCAACGTCGAGGACACCTATTACCTGATCGGCACGGCGGCCGGTCCGCATCCCTATCCGGAGATGGTGCGCGATTTCCAGTCGGTGATCGGCCAGGAACTGCGCGAGCAGATGACGCAGGCCGAAGGCCGTCTGCCGGACGCGCTGGTCGCCGCCGTCGGCGGCGGCTCCAACGCCATCGGCCTGTTCCATCCGTTCCTCGATGACGCCGATATCAAGATCTTCGGCGTCGAGGCCGGCGGCAAAGGACTGGACGGCGACGAGCATTGCGCCTCGCTCAACGCCGGACGGCCCGGCGTGCTGCATGGCAACCGCACCTATCTGCTGCAGAACGACGACGGCCAGATCCTGGAAGGCCATTCGATCTCGGCCGGCCTCGACTATCCCGGCATCGGCCCGGAGCACTCGTGGCTTAAGGAAATCGGCCGCGTGACCTACGTGCCGGCCACCGACGACGAGGCGCTCAACGCGTTCCAGGTGCTGACCCGGCTCGAGGGCATCATCCCGGCGCTGGAGCCGGCCCATGCGCTGGCCTATGTGATGAAGCTGGCGCCGACCATGGCCAAGGACCAGATCATCGTCATGAACCTCTGCGGCCGCGGCGACAAGGACGTCTTCACCGTCGGCAAGATTCTGGGGTACGACCTGTAG
- a CDS encoding phosphoribosylanthranilate isomerase: MPSPVTIKICGLSTRETMAVALEAGAGMVGLVFFPKSPRHVSYDQASELAAMARGRAEIVALTVDADDTLLGEIVAKVAPDWLQLHGSESPERVREIAEKFGCRVIKAIGVRAAADIAKATAYEPVCDMILFDSKPPKDADVPGGSGLSFDWHLMEDLDLAKPFMLSGGLDAGNVAEALSITRARAVDVSSGVERERGVKDPALIRAFVAAVNGGIPC, encoded by the coding sequence ATGCCCTCGCCCGTCACCATAAAAATCTGCGGACTGTCGACGCGGGAGACCATGGCCGTCGCGCTGGAGGCGGGCGCCGGCATGGTGGGGCTGGTGTTTTTTCCCAAGAGCCCGCGGCACGTGTCGTATGATCAGGCGTCCGAGCTTGCGGCCATGGCGCGGGGCCGCGCGGAGATCGTCGCGCTGACGGTGGATGCGGACGATACGCTGCTGGGCGAGATCGTCGCCAAGGTCGCCCCGGACTGGCTGCAGTTGCACGGCTCCGAAAGCCCTGAGCGCGTGCGCGAGATTGCCGAAAAATTCGGCTGCCGGGTGATCAAGGCGATCGGCGTGCGCGCCGCCGCCGATATTGCCAAGGCTACTGCCTATGAGCCTGTCTGCGACATGATCCTGTTCGACAGCAAGCCGCCGAAAGACGCGGACGTTCCCGGCGGATCGGGGCTGTCTTTCGACTGGCATCTGATGGAAGATCTTGACCTTGCCAAGCCCTTCATGCTTTCCGGGGGGCTGGATGCTGGTAATGTCGCCGAGGCCCTGTCCATCACCCGTGCCCGCGCCGTCGATGTCTCTTCGGGCGTCGAGCGGGAAAGGGGCGTCAAGGACCCGGCGCTGATCCGCGCTTTTGTGGCCGCCGTAAACGGCGGTATACCCTGCTAA
- a CDS encoding NADP-dependent malic enzyme has product MPGTDKTAKNGLSFTDQEALQFHQEGRPGKLEISPTKPMATQRDLSLAYSPGVAVPVLAIAADPSKAFDYTNRGNMVGVITNGSAILGLGNLGPLAAKPVMEGKAVLFKRFADIDAIDIGVDTQDVDEFVNCVRFLGTSFGGINLEDIKAPECFQIEARLRELMDIPVFHDDQHGTAIIAAAGIINAMHLTGRDIATTKLVCNGAGAAGIACIELIKAMGMPHDNVILCDTKGPIYEGREDGMNQWKSAHASKTDARSLADAMKGADIFFGVSVKGALTKDMVASMADKPIIFAMANPDPEITAEEVAEVRDDAIMATGRSDYPNQVNNVLGFPYIFRGALDVQASTINEAMKIAAANALAELAREDVPDEVAAAYRGKRPKFGPDYIIPVPFDPRLITAVPAAVAQAAMDSGVARKPIVDMDAYRMHLSARRNPVAGSLQSIITKVRQAPKRVVFAEGEEIQVIRAAMSFVSQGLGTAVLIGREDTIRATAETAGIDLKVGIEIENARASTKNAAYAEHLYSRLQRKGYLLRDCQRLVNNDRNYWGAIMVAKGDADAMVTGVTRNYSVALDTVRQVVDTKPGHRVIGVSLVLARGRTVLVADTAVHDMPNSEELADIAVEAAHVARRLGYEPRIAMLAYSTFGHPAGERSEKVQQAVKILDSRGVDFEYDGDMAADVALNMEQMASYPFCRLTGPANVLIMPAFHSASISTKMLQELGGSTVIGPLLVGLDKPVQIVSLGAKDSDIANMAAIAAYDVT; this is encoded by the coding sequence ATGCCAGGCACAGACAAGACCGCAAAGAACGGCCTTTCTTTCACGGACCAGGAAGCGCTTCAATTTCATCAGGAAGGCCGTCCGGGCAAGCTGGAAATTTCGCCGACCAAGCCGATGGCGACGCAACGCGACCTGTCGCTTGCCTATAGCCCCGGCGTGGCCGTGCCTGTGCTGGCGATCGCGGCGGATCCGTCCAAGGCGTTCGATTACACCAACCGCGGCAACATGGTTGGCGTGATCACCAACGGCTCGGCGATCCTCGGGCTCGGCAATCTGGGTCCGCTGGCCGCCAAGCCGGTGATGGAAGGCAAGGCGGTGCTGTTCAAGCGCTTCGCCGACATCGACGCCATCGACATTGGCGTCGACACCCAGGATGTCGACGAGTTCGTCAACTGCGTGCGGTTCCTGGGCACCTCCTTCGGCGGCATCAATCTCGAGGATATCAAGGCCCCGGAGTGCTTCCAGATCGAGGCGCGGCTGCGCGAGCTGATGGACATCCCGGTGTTCCACGACGACCAGCACGGCACGGCGATCATCGCGGCCGCCGGCATCATCAACGCCATGCATCTGACCGGCCGCGACATCGCGACGACGAAGCTGGTTTGCAACGGCGCGGGCGCCGCCGGCATCGCCTGCATCGAGCTCATCAAGGCGATGGGCATGCCGCACGACAACGTCATCCTGTGCGACACCAAGGGTCCGATCTACGAGGGCCGCGAAGACGGCATGAACCAGTGGAAGTCGGCCCATGCGTCGAAGACCGACGCGCGCAGCCTGGCGGACGCCATGAAGGGCGCCGATATCTTCTTCGGCGTTTCCGTCAAGGGCGCGCTGACCAAGGACATGGTCGCCTCGATGGCCGACAAGCCGATCATCTTCGCCATGGCCAATCCGGATCCCGAAATCACGGCGGAGGAAGTCGCCGAGGTGCGCGACGACGCCATCATGGCGACCGGCCGCTCCGACTATCCCAACCAGGTCAACAACGTCCTGGGCTTTCCCTACATCTTCCGCGGCGCGCTCGACGTGCAGGCCAGCACGATCAACGAGGCGATGAAGATCGCCGCCGCCAACGCGCTGGCCGAACTCGCCCGCGAGGATGTGCCCGACGAGGTCGCCGCCGCCTATCGCGGCAAGCGGCCGAAGTTCGGCCCCGATTACATCATCCCCGTGCCTTTCGATCCCCGGCTGATCACGGCGGTGCCCGCCGCCGTCGCGCAAGCCGCGATGGACAGCGGCGTCGCGCGCAAGCCGATCGTCGACATGGACGCCTACCGCATGCACCTGAGCGCCCGGCGCAATCCGGTCGCAGGTTCGCTGCAGAGCATCATCACCAAGGTGCGGCAGGCGCCCAAGCGCGTGGTCTTCGCCGAGGGCGAGGAGATCCAGGTCATTCGCGCGGCCATGAGCTTCGTGAGCCAGGGTCTGGGCACGGCCGTGCTGATCGGCCGCGAGGACACGATCCGCGCCACCGCGGAAACCGCCGGAATCGATCTGAAGGTCGGAATCGAGATCGAGAATGCCCGTGCCTCGACGAAGAACGCCGCCTATGCCGAGCATCTCTACAGCCGGCTGCAGCGCAAAGGCTACCTGCTGCGCGACTGCCAGCGGCTGGTCAACAACGACCGCAACTACTGGGGTGCCATCATGGTGGCCAAAGGAGATGCGGACGCCATGGTGACGGGTGTCACGCGGAACTATTCCGTGGCGCTGGACACCGTGCGCCAGGTCGTCGACACCAAGCCCGGCCACCGGGTCATCGGCGTCTCACTGGTGCTGGCGCGCGGCCGCACGGTGCTGGTCGCCGACACCGCCGTGCACGACATGCCGAACTCCGAGGAACTGGCGGACATCGCGGTGGAGGCGGCCCATGTCGCGCGCCGTCTCGGCTATGAGCCGCGGATCGCCATGCTGGCCTATTCGACCTTCGGCCACCCGGCCGGCGAGCGCTCCGAAAAGGTGCAGCAGGCGGTCAAGATCCTGGATTCGCGCGGGGTGGACTTCGAGTACGATGGCGACATGGCCGCCGACGTGGCGCTGAACATGGAGCAGATGGCGTCCTATCCGTTCTGCCGTCTCACGGGTCCGGCCAATGTGCTGATCATGCCGGCCTTCCACTCCGCCTCGATCTCCACCAAGATGCTGCAGGAGCTCGGCGGATCGACGGTGATCGGCCCGCTGCTCGTCGGCCTCGACAAGCCCGTGCAGATCGTCTCGCTCGGCGCCAAGGACAGCGACATCGCCAACATGGCGGCGATCGCGGCCTATGATGTGACGTGA
- the mutS gene encoding DNA mismatch repair protein MutS yields the protein MEQYIEIKTANPDSLLFYRMGDFYELFFHDAEAASRALGITLTKRGKHLGEDIPMCGVPVHAADDYLQKLIALGFRVAVCEQTEDPAEARKRGAKSVVRRDVVRLVTPGTLTEDRLLDASANNYLAAISRVRSGADGETDGAGTFGLAWIDISTGAFRVSECDLTGLPAEIARIDPSEIVIADTVDADPQLRSIWTSAGAAVSPVSRALFDSATAADRLGRYFGVATLDGFGAFTRAELAAASAVVAYVEKTQLGERPPLDPPARDGAGRAMMIDAATRTNLELMRTLSGEKRGSLLSAIDRTVTGGGSRLLASRLAAPLTDPGEIGARQDALAFFADDLMLRERLREALKSAPDMPRALSRLALQRGGPRDLDTIRAGLEASGAIARLLEGPQQERPAHVAAAERRLREAPVALARELSMALADDMPLLARDGGFLRAGYRADLDELRSLRDESRKVIAGLQAGYADAAGIRALKIKHNNVLGWFIEVPAAQATKMLAEPHNETFIHRQTMAGAMRFTTVELGDLATKIANAGQRALAIELETFENLRTAVVEAGAFIKAAADALAMLDVSSALAVLAESEGYVRPHVDASLAFEIDGGRHPVVEQALKRDSGEPFVANDSALGPEKGRDSGQIWLITGPNMAGKSTFLRQNALIAVLAQMGSFVPARAAHIGVVDRLFSRVGAADDLARGRSTFMVEMVETAAILNQAGERSLVILDEIGRGTATFDGLSIAWAAIEHLHEVNRSRALFATHYHELTALSQRLDRLVNATVRVKEWKGDVVFLHEIVPGSADRSYGIQVAKLAGLPHAVVERARAVLDQLEEQDRKAPSQALIDDLPLFAAHVAPATSAAPHSDELGVLLDGLDPDEMTPRDALEALYALRAKRAVLKKG from the coding sequence ATGGAGCAATATATCGAAATCAAGACGGCCAATCCCGACAGCCTGCTGTTCTACCGGATGGGCGACTTCTACGAGCTGTTTTTTCACGATGCGGAAGCCGCGTCGCGGGCGCTCGGGATTACGCTGACCAAGCGCGGCAAGCACCTGGGCGAAGACATTCCCATGTGCGGCGTGCCGGTGCACGCGGCGGACGATTATCTGCAGAAGCTGATCGCGCTGGGGTTCCGCGTCGCCGTGTGCGAGCAGACCGAGGATCCGGCGGAGGCCAGAAAACGCGGCGCCAAGTCGGTGGTGCGGCGCGACGTGGTGCGGCTGGTCACACCGGGCACGCTGACCGAAGACCGGCTGCTGGACGCCTCTGCCAACAACTATCTGGCGGCGATTTCCCGGGTGCGCTCCGGCGCCGACGGCGAGACGGACGGCGCGGGCACCTTCGGCTTGGCCTGGATCGACATCTCGACCGGCGCCTTCCGCGTATCGGAATGCGACCTGACGGGGCTGCCCGCCGAAATCGCCCGCATCGATCCGAGCGAGATTGTCATCGCCGACACGGTGGACGCCGATCCGCAGTTGCGCTCCATCTGGACTAGTGCGGGCGCTGCGGTGTCTCCCGTCTCGCGCGCGCTGTTTGACAGCGCCACGGCGGCGGACCGGCTGGGACGCTATTTCGGCGTCGCGACGCTCGACGGTTTTGGCGCCTTCACGCGCGCCGAACTCGCCGCCGCCTCTGCCGTGGTCGCCTACGTGGAAAAGACCCAGCTCGGCGAACGGCCGCCGCTGGACCCGCCGGCGCGCGACGGCGCCGGTCGCGCCATGATGATCGACGCGGCGACGCGCACCAATCTGGAGCTGATGCGCACGCTGAGCGGCGAGAAGCGCGGCTCGCTGCTCTCGGCCATCGACCGCACGGTCACCGGCGGCGGATCGCGCCTGCTCGCGTCCCGGCTCGCCGCCCCGCTGACCGATCCCGGCGAGATCGGCGCGCGGCAGGACGCGCTGGCATTCTTTGCCGACGATCTGATGTTGCGCGAACGCCTGCGCGAGGCTCTCAAATCCGCGCCCGACATGCCGCGCGCCCTGTCGCGTCTGGCGCTGCAGCGCGGCGGCCCGCGCGATCTCGACACAATTCGCGCCGGGCTCGAGGCTTCAGGCGCCATCGCCCGGCTTCTGGAGGGCCCACAGCAGGAACGGCCGGCGCATGTGGCGGCCGCCGAACGCCGCCTGCGCGAGGCGCCCGTGGCGCTGGCGCGCGAACTCAGCATGGCTCTTGCCGACGACATGCCGCTGCTGGCCCGCGACGGCGGCTTTCTGCGCGCGGGCTATCGCGCGGATCTTGACGAGCTGCGGTCCCTGCGCGACGAAAGCCGCAAGGTGATCGCGGGGCTGCAGGCCGGCTACGCCGATGCGGCCGGCATCCGGGCGTTGAAGATCAAGCACAACAATGTGCTGGGCTGGTTCATCGAGGTGCCTGCGGCGCAGGCCACGAAAATGCTCGCCGAGCCGCACAATGAGACCTTCATCCACCGTCAGACGATGGCCGGAGCCATGCGCTTCACCACGGTCGAGCTCGGTGATCTAGCGACAAAAATCGCCAATGCGGGTCAGCGGGCGCTGGCGATCGAGCTGGAGACCTTCGAGAACCTGCGAACGGCGGTGGTGGAGGCGGGCGCCTTCATCAAGGCGGCGGCCGATGCGCTCGCCATGCTCGACGTCTCAAGCGCTCTGGCGGTGCTGGCCGAAAGCGAGGGCTATGTGCGTCCCCACGTCGACGCCTCGCTGGCGTTCGAGATCGACGGTGGCCGTCATCCGGTGGTGGAACAGGCGCTCAAGCGCGACAGCGGCGAACCGTTCGTGGCCAACGACTCCGCGCTGGGGCCGGAAAAGGGCCGCGACAGCGGCCAGATCTGGCTGATCACAGGCCCCAACATGGCGGGTAAATCGACGTTCCTGCGCCAGAACGCGCTGATCGCGGTTCTGGCGCAAATGGGCTCTTTCGTGCCGGCACGCGCCGCCCATATCGGCGTGGTTGACCGGCTGTTCTCGCGCGTCGGCGCGGCCGACGATCTGGCGCGCGGACGCTCGACCTTTATGGTGGAGATGGTGGAAACGGCGGCGATCCTCAATCAGGCCGGCGAGCGCTCCCTGGTGATTCTCGACGAGATCGGACGCGGTACCGCCACCTTCGACGGTCTGTCGATCGCCTGGGCGGCCATCGAGCACCTGCACGAGGTCAACCGCTCGCGCGCGCTCTTCGCCACCCATTATCACGAGCTCACGGCGCTGTCGCAGCGGCTCGACCGGCTGGTCAACGCCACCGTGCGCGTCAAGGAGTGGAAGGGCGATGTGGTGTTCCTGCACGAGATCGTGCCGGGATCGGCCGACCGCTCCTATGGCATCCAGGTCGCCAAGCTTGCGGGGCTTCCCCACGCAGTGGTGGAACGCGCCCGCGCCGTGCTCGACCAGCTCGAGGAGCAGGACCGCAAGGCGCCGTCGCAGGCGCTGATCGACGATCTGCCGTTGTTCGCCGCGCATGTGGCGCCGGCGACGAGCGCTGCGCCGCACTCCGATGAACTTGGCGTGCTGCTCGACGGCCTCGATCCCGACGAGATGACGCCGCGCGATGCGCTGGAGGCGCTCTACGCGCTCAGGGCCAAACGGGCGGTACTGAAGAAGGGGTGA
- a CDS encoding ferredoxin--NADP reductase — translation MNVMTKVDELTEAAPANTFVETVTMVQHYTESLFRFRMTRPASFRFRSGEFVMIGLMIDGKPLFRAYSIASPSWDEELEFFSIKVPNGPLTQHLEKIQPGDAILMKKKPTGTLVNDALIPGKRVYMFSTGTGVAPFASLIRDPETYDKFEEVILTQTCRTVAELAYAKQLVEETKNDPLIGELAKERLRLFTSVTREDYPVRGRITTLIESGELFERLGLPPLDPGTDRGMICGSMAMLKDTKAVLEARGLTEGANNKPAEFVVERAFVG, via the coding sequence ATGAACGTCATGACCAAAGTGGATGAGCTGACCGAAGCCGCGCCGGCCAACACCTTCGTTGAGACCGTCACCATGGTTCAGCACTACACGGAGTCGCTGTTTCGCTTCCGCATGACGCGGCCGGCCAGCTTCCGCTTCCGCTCGGGCGAATTCGTCATGATCGGCCTGATGATCGACGGCAAGCCGCTGTTTCGCGCCTATTCCATCGCCAGCCCCTCATGGGACGAGGAACTGGAGTTCTTCTCCATCAAGGTGCCGAACGGCCCGCTGACCCAGCATCTGGAGAAGATCCAGCCGGGCGATGCGATCCTGATGAAGAAGAAGCCCACCGGCACGCTGGTCAACGATGCGCTGATCCCGGGAAAGCGCGTCTACATGTTCTCCACCGGCACGGGCGTCGCGCCCTTCGCCAGCCTGATCCGCGATCCGGAGACCTACGACAAGTTCGAGGAAGTCATCCTCACCCAGACATGCCGCACGGTGGCCGAGCTGGCCTACGCCAAGCAGTTGGTCGAGGAAACCAAGAACGATCCGCTGATTGGCGAGCTGGCCAAGGAGCGGCTGCGGCTGTTCACCTCGGTGACCCGCGAAGACTATCCGGTGCGCGGCCGCATCACGACGCTGATCGAGAGCGGCGAGCTGTTCGAGCGGCTCGGCCTGCCGCCGCTGGATCCGGGCACGGACCGCGGCATGATCTGCGGCTCCATGGCCATGCTCAAGGACACCAAGGCGGTTCTTGAAGCCCGCGGCCTGACCGAGGGCGCCAACAACAAGCCGGCCGAATTCGTCGTCGAGCGCGCGTTCGTGGGCTAG